A section of the Desulfomonile tiedjei genome encodes:
- the ispH gene encoding 4-hydroxy-3-methylbut-2-enyl diphosphate reductase: MKIRLAKTAGFCMGVRRAVEMVLDLQRISPPTPIVTYGPLIHNPQTLELLQSRGILEVDRLEEIESGTVVIRAHGISPQERQLLEQKGVGIIDATCPRVARVQAVIRKHAAKGHFCVIVGDEDHPEVRGLMGFASAGGLAVPGGDSIEALDSVPTDREICVVAQTTQEEQTFEKVVEILGTRGGKIHVHNTICDSTRKRQAEVSRMAGQVDFIVVVGGKGSGNTRRLAKVARAQGVPALHVETDEDIPAAALTGAKTVGVTAGASTPNWQIRRIIGKLREIGMSRAVGPLRAFRAIGDIAVMTYCWAAMAGAGLTATCLVLQQRRITWLPLAVSMLFVFSMHLFNRLQERAGAVRFNTPEIASFYTRHRSLLASLGVLSSIAAVILSLQMGLYAFGILVAMLVTGMMYTVPILSKSPFRRIRWRSLKDLPGSKTPLVAAGWAVSAAVLPVIGSESGVYFPGLIVAFVVAAGMVFWRTALSDLLDVQGDRIVGRETIPILIGVKDTRRLLVGLLAFLTVLPVVSAWAGWVPAVGYWLVANTLVFGILFMVYRGGHMVDRLSFEAMTDGNFLLAGVLSMIYGMS; the protein is encoded by the coding sequence ATGAAGATACGTTTGGCAAAAACCGCTGGATTCTGCATGGGCGTCCGACGGGCGGTCGAGATGGTTCTGGACCTTCAAAGGATCTCTCCGCCAACGCCCATTGTCACGTACGGCCCGCTCATACATAATCCTCAAACTCTGGAACTGCTCCAGTCGCGCGGCATCCTGGAGGTGGATCGTCTGGAAGAAATTGAATCCGGAACCGTGGTGATCCGCGCGCACGGGATCTCCCCCCAGGAAAGACAACTCCTGGAACAGAAAGGTGTGGGCATCATTGACGCCACCTGCCCACGAGTGGCGAGAGTCCAGGCGGTGATACGAAAACATGCCGCCAAAGGACATTTCTGCGTGATCGTTGGCGACGAAGACCATCCTGAGGTTCGCGGTCTAATGGGTTTTGCTTCCGCGGGAGGTCTAGCCGTCCCGGGCGGGGATTCAATAGAAGCGCTGGATTCGGTCCCGACCGATCGGGAAATCTGTGTGGTGGCCCAAACCACTCAAGAGGAGCAGACCTTTGAAAAGGTCGTGGAGATCCTCGGAACGCGCGGAGGCAAGATCCATGTCCACAACACCATCTGTGACTCCACCAGGAAGCGCCAGGCAGAAGTCAGCCGAATGGCCGGGCAGGTGGACTTCATAGTGGTGGTGGGGGGCAAGGGATCGGGCAACACGAGGAGGCTTGCCAAAGTTGCTCGAGCACAGGGTGTGCCCGCGCTGCATGTGGAGACGGACGAAGATATACCCGCCGCGGCTCTGACCGGCGCAAAGACGGTCGGTGTGACCGCGGGAGCGAGCACACCGAATTGGCAGATTCGGCGAATCATCGGCAAGCTTAGAGAAATAGGCATGAGCCGAGCGGTCGGGCCTCTGAGGGCTTTCCGGGCCATAGGCGATATCGCAGTCATGACATACTGTTGGGCGGCAATGGCGGGCGCGGGTCTGACAGCCACATGTCTTGTTCTCCAACAGCGCCGAATTACCTGGTTGCCACTCGCAGTAAGCATGCTTTTCGTATTTTCCATGCACCTGTTCAACAGGCTACAGGAGCGGGCCGGGGCCGTCCGCTTCAACACTCCCGAGATCGCGTCGTTTTATACGCGGCACAGAAGCCTGCTGGCAAGCTTAGGGGTGCTATCGTCCATCGCTGCTGTGATTCTCAGCCTTCAGATGGGGCTCTATGCTTTTGGTATTCTTGTGGCCATGCTTGTCACGGGAATGATGTATACGGTACCGATTTTGTCCAAATCTCCCTTCCGAAGGATCCGGTGGCGCAGTCTGAAGGACTTGCCCGGCTCCAAGACCCCGCTCGTTGCAGCGGGATGGGCAGTTTCGGCCGCTGTACTGCCCGTGATAGGGTCAGAATCCGGAGTTTACTTTCCAGGTTTGATCGTGGCGTTCGTGGTGGCAGCAGGAATGGTCTTCTGGCGCACAGCTCTGTCTGACCTGCTGGACGTTCAGGGAGACCGAATTGTAGGCCGTGAAACCATTCCCATATTAATAGGTGTCAAAGACACAAGGAGGCTCCTGGTGGGTTTGCTGGCATTTCTCACCGTCTTGCCGGTGGTCTCCGCGTGGGCCGGATGGGTCCCCGCTGTGGGGTATTGGCTGGTTGCCAACACGTTAGTTTTCGGTATTCTGTTCATGGTGTACAGGGGGGGGCATATGGTGGACCGGCTCTCCTTCGAGGCCATGACGGACGGGAATTTTTTGCTTGCGGGTGTACTTTCAATGATCTATGGGATGTCATGA
- a CDS encoding nucleotidyltransferase family protein → MAAGLSTRMGIPKTLIQLDGDTVIGRVVRAALGSGLRRAVIVAGSSTLQTAEAVAALKSSRLSVVVNPRPEKGMSSSLRIGLAALSPDAGGAMILLGDQPLITAKTIDRLLAAFQLDSDKIVVPAIHGRKTTPVIFPARLFPELMTTEGDIGGRDVLKSHPDEIVRVEMGSSYDDTDLDTPDDLEKFTGSAFQDKRLRS, encoded by the coding sequence TTGGCTGCAGGCCTTTCAACGCGGATGGGAATTCCCAAAACCTTGATTCAGCTTGACGGTGACACGGTCATCGGCCGCGTGGTGAGAGCTGCCCTGGGATCAGGGTTGCGAAGGGCAGTGATTGTGGCAGGTTCGTCAACCCTGCAGACAGCTGAAGCTGTGGCGGCTTTGAAGAGTTCTCGACTGTCCGTAGTTGTGAATCCTCGCCCCGAAAAAGGAATGTCGTCCTCTCTGCGGATTGGACTCGCCGCTCTCAGTCCCGACGCGGGCGGCGCCATGATTTTGCTTGGAGATCAACCGCTTATTACCGCGAAAACAATAGATCGACTCCTTGCGGCTTTTCAATTGGACAGTGACAAGATCGTGGTCCCGGCGATCCATGGCCGAAAGACGACCCCCGTAATTTTTCCTGCGCGGCTCTTCCCGGAACTTATGACAACGGAAGGCGACATAGGAGGCAGGGACGTCTTGAAAAGTCACCCGGACGAGATCGTAAGAGTGGAAATGGGCTCCAGTTACGATGACACGGACTTGGACACACCGGATGATCTGGAAAAATTCACAGGCAGTGCATTCCAGGACAAGCGACTGAGATCATGA
- a CDS encoding ATP-dependent metallopeptidase FtsH/Yme1/Tma family protein, with amino-acid sequence MDGAKNIKKRTSFSIIYIVLAFLVFALLQVWIAPNVENVSYSQFKKYITEGKINAVVVSQKFLKGYEKVQDGKKEPLFPARLYMTPRVDDKDLVQFLEKNNTEIIAENENTFLMTLLSWVLPALIFVGVWVWAMKRMGQGTGIMTLGKSKARIVAQTDVGITFKDVAGQDEAKQELEEILEFLRNPERFTRLGAKIPKGVLLVGPPGTGKTLLAKAVAGESGAPFFSISGSDFIEMFVGLGAARVRDLFEQASKLAPCLVFIDELDALGKARGAGAYGGHDEREQTLNQLLVEMDGFQANLGVVIIAATNRPEILDPALLRPGRFDRHILVDRPDLKGRIDILKVHTRNVIMGPDVDLEVIARRTPGFTGADLANLVNEGALLAARKNKTQVGSQELEEAIDRIVAGLEKKNRVLNEKEKKTVAYHETGHALVATFRPTAEKVHKISIVPRGIGALGFTMQLPTEDRYLMSRQELLEKIDVLLGGRAAEMIIFEDITTGAQNDLQRATEIARSMVTLYGMTDKLGPVTYQSQPNPFLQQQPNYFPTREVSEDTARLIDAEVRSIIDARLGEVLETLRKYQDLVHRVAERLLVKETLEADEFLELIGRKEAAKTAAGTI; translated from the coding sequence ATGGACGGGGCAAAAAACATCAAGAAAAGGACTTCTTTCTCAATTATCTACATTGTTCTTGCCTTTCTTGTCTTTGCATTACTTCAAGTGTGGATAGCCCCGAATGTGGAAAACGTCTCGTATTCCCAGTTCAAAAAGTACATCACGGAAGGTAAGATCAATGCGGTTGTGGTGTCACAGAAGTTTTTGAAGGGTTATGAGAAAGTGCAGGACGGCAAGAAAGAACCACTTTTCCCCGCCCGTTTGTATATGACCCCGCGCGTGGATGACAAGGACCTGGTCCAATTCCTCGAAAAGAATAACACTGAAATCATTGCTGAAAATGAAAACACTTTCCTCATGACTCTCCTGTCCTGGGTGCTTCCTGCCCTGATATTTGTCGGGGTTTGGGTGTGGGCCATGAAAAGGATGGGACAGGGCACGGGAATTATGACGCTTGGAAAAAGTAAGGCCCGCATTGTCGCGCAAACGGATGTCGGGATTACATTTAAGGACGTGGCAGGCCAGGATGAAGCCAAGCAAGAGCTGGAAGAGATCCTCGAGTTTCTCCGCAATCCCGAGCGGTTTACCCGATTGGGAGCGAAGATACCGAAGGGCGTACTCCTCGTAGGACCGCCCGGAACGGGAAAGACACTCCTGGCCAAAGCAGTGGCCGGAGAGTCTGGCGCACCGTTCTTCTCCATCAGCGGGTCGGATTTCATCGAAATGTTCGTTGGTCTAGGTGCGGCCAGAGTAAGGGACCTGTTCGAACAGGCGAGCAAGTTGGCTCCGTGCCTGGTTTTTATAGATGAACTGGATGCTCTGGGCAAAGCGCGTGGCGCTGGCGCTTACGGAGGTCACGACGAACGCGAGCAGACGCTCAACCAACTCCTCGTCGAAATGGACGGATTCCAGGCCAACCTTGGAGTGGTGATTATCGCCGCAACAAACAGGCCGGAAATCTTGGACCCTGCCCTGCTGCGGCCCGGAAGATTCGACCGCCACATTCTGGTCGATCGGCCGGACTTGAAGGGTCGCATCGACATTTTGAAGGTGCATACAAGAAATGTGATCATGGGCCCTGATGTGGACCTTGAAGTCATTGCTCGGAGAACTCCCGGATTCACAGGAGCGGACCTGGCCAACTTGGTAAATGAGGGCGCTCTGCTGGCGGCACGGAAGAACAAGACCCAAGTCGGTTCCCAGGAACTGGAAGAAGCCATAGACAGGATTGTGGCTGGTTTGGAGAAGAAGAACCGCGTTCTTAACGAAAAAGAAAAAAAGACCGTCGCGTACCACGAAACAGGCCACGCCCTGGTAGCCACCTTCCGGCCAACTGCAGAAAAAGTCCACAAGATTTCTATCGTACCGCGCGGGATAGGGGCGCTGGGGTTCACCATGCAGCTTCCCACCGAGGACAGGTACCTGATGTCCAGACAGGAACTCCTGGAAAAAATTGACGTGCTCCTCGGCGGCCGAGCGGCGGAGATGATCATCTTTGAAGATATTACTACAGGGGCTCAAAACGATCTCCAGCGTGCCACGGAAATAGCTCGTAGCATGGTGACGCTGTACGGCATGACAGACAAACTTGGGCCCGTAACTTACCAGAGCCAACCGAATCCGTTCTTGCAGCAGCAGCCCAACTATTTCCCCACCAGAGAGGTTAGCGAAGATACGGCTCGCCTCATCGACGCTGAAGTTAGGTCCATCATTGATGCCAGGCTGGGCGAGGTTTTGGAAACACTTCGGAAATACCAGGATCTGGTTCACCGGGTCGCAGAAAGGCTTCTGGTTAAAGAGACGCTCGAGGCGGACGAATTCCTTGAGCTTATCGGCAGGAAAGAGGCGGCGAAAACAGCCGCGGGGACGATTTAA
- a CDS encoding glycosyltransferase codes for MSVLELVLSTWLLITVSSMALAISIGVFKISRAAKCRQPGESEQLLPPLEVLVPIKGVFPNQEEILRSLLTQDYPNFHLSFILENEQDPANEVVESLCHNYPHARKVLSGPATLCAQKNHNLVAGVKALRTDTEIVVLCDSTNKADSDWLKRFVKPLVTNEIQVVTTFRAFQPEPETIGGVCQAIYAALLRTLATMKPTPWGGATALRRTIVDKPKVLEMWSRTVVDDLVLGNVLEEAGVKVLMDPCNLLASPLPGQSVQGFLAYLDRQVLFPKFTNPGIWLLTVSVMLNLALAIVAAVILGAMFVAGLAPTLVGWASVVFWLGLLAGALLLRHMNPSQISARSWLKCVPPCILLAAFICLRSVFVNHIDWHGLRYWPGKAGVVLRTERLSGDRH; via the coding sequence ATGAGCGTATTAGAGCTGGTGTTATCGACTTGGCTCCTCATTACCGTATCTTCCATGGCATTGGCCATATCGATCGGTGTGTTCAAGATCAGCCGCGCGGCCAAATGCCGACAACCAGGGGAATCAGAACAGCTTTTGCCGCCACTGGAAGTCCTGGTCCCGATCAAAGGGGTGTTCCCGAATCAGGAGGAGATTCTCAGGTCTTTGCTGACCCAGGACTATCCGAACTTCCACCTGTCGTTCATTCTTGAAAATGAACAGGACCCCGCTAACGAAGTTGTGGAAAGTCTCTGCCATAATTACCCCCATGCTCGCAAGGTCCTGAGCGGTCCTGCCACTTTGTGCGCTCAGAAAAACCACAATCTTGTTGCAGGCGTAAAAGCCCTACGGACCGACACGGAAATAGTCGTCCTGTGTGACAGCACTAACAAGGCCGATTCTGATTGGCTGAAACGTTTTGTTAAGCCGCTGGTAACGAACGAAATTCAGGTGGTCACAACTTTCCGGGCTTTCCAACCAGAACCCGAGACAATTGGAGGCGTTTGCCAGGCCATTTATGCCGCGCTTCTCAGGACTCTGGCCACAATGAAGCCCACGCCATGGGGCGGAGCCACCGCACTGCGTCGAACGATTGTCGACAAGCCCAAGGTACTGGAGATGTGGTCCCGAACTGTAGTTGATGATTTGGTACTGGGGAATGTGCTTGAAGAAGCCGGTGTAAAGGTATTAATGGATCCGTGCAATTTGTTGGCCTCGCCGCTGCCCGGTCAGTCGGTGCAGGGCTTTTTGGCCTATCTGGACCGGCAGGTCCTTTTCCCGAAATTCACCAATCCGGGAATCTGGCTGCTAACGGTTTCGGTCATGCTGAACCTGGCTTTGGCGATTGTGGCCGCGGTGATTCTAGGGGCGATGTTTGTCGCCGGTTTGGCCCCTACCCTCGTCGGATGGGCCTCCGTGGTATTCTGGTTGGGTTTGCTGGCCGGCGCGTTGTTGCTCCGTCACATGAATCCTTCCCAAATTTCCGCGCGGAGTTGGCTGAAATGTGTCCCTCCCTGCATACTTTTAGCTGCATTCATTTGCCTGCGATCAGTATTTGTAAATCATATCGACTGGCACGGTTTAAGGTACTGGCCTGGAAAAGCCGGTGTGGTCCTTCGGACTGAACGGCTGTCAGGCGACCGTCACTAG
- a CDS encoding efflux RND transporter periplasmic adaptor subunit encodes MRELDTDKPRRRSKAFGVLLAAGVAIVSLVLVAITHEPKKAVSSPPPAKAAIVPPIADAKSEAEIIFRGKSYPVLKRTVVMPFKGEILSMDVKEGQTMKEHDTLASYKLDREAMMQVHSTLYPEMVLGLKKSAFDQKSSIEKLKSVDLKIKQIEVERVQKELADLRELFAKQMAQEEAVKNKERQLETLKKEILGIHDSIKQTESGLEKTNEDLRFYEAKRKRDIELLEWQTRRSYSDSQLPMDTAFLKAPIGGQVIWIAPDLRTQAEPPAGFPAFTIAPMGSVVVRCKVHELDLVKLNAGDRGTVVFDAIPQKKYPCTVSRIPWISRNAALEVPADYDIECQLENVDGLIKDGLTCNVKVSITQ; translated from the coding sequence ATGCGAGAATTAGACACTGATAAGCCCCGGCGCCGTTCAAAAGCGTTTGGGGTTCTCCTGGCGGCTGGCGTGGCAATTGTCTCACTGGTGCTGGTGGCTATCACCCATGAGCCGAAGAAAGCTGTTTCAAGCCCCCCTCCAGCAAAGGCAGCCATCGTTCCTCCGATAGCGGACGCCAAATCGGAAGCGGAAATCATTTTTCGCGGCAAAAGCTATCCAGTTCTGAAACGAACCGTCGTCATGCCCTTTAAGGGAGAAATCCTGAGCATGGACGTAAAAGAAGGGCAGACCATGAAAGAGCATGACACCCTGGCCTCTTATAAGCTCGACAGGGAGGCCATGATGCAGGTGCATTCAACTCTTTATCCGGAAATGGTCCTAGGTCTCAAAAAATCGGCATTTGATCAGAAGTCCTCCATAGAAAAGTTGAAATCGGTAGACCTCAAGATTAAGCAAATCGAAGTCGAGAGAGTCCAGAAAGAGCTTGCGGATCTGCGCGAGCTTTTCGCCAAGCAAATGGCCCAGGAAGAGGCGGTAAAGAATAAAGAGCGCCAGTTGGAGACCTTGAAGAAGGAGATTTTGGGTATTCACGATTCAATTAAGCAGACCGAATCGGGGCTCGAGAAAACCAACGAAGACCTACGATTCTATGAAGCGAAGCGCAAGAGGGACATCGAACTGCTGGAATGGCAGACCCGCAGGTCCTATTCCGACTCGCAGTTGCCGATGGATACGGCCTTCCTCAAGGCCCCCATAGGCGGTCAGGTGATCTGGATCGCTCCTGATTTGCGAACTCAGGCTGAGCCACCGGCCGGCTTCCCTGCATTTACCATCGCTCCCATGGGTTCGGTGGTGGTGCGTTGTAAGGTTCACGAACTGGATTTGGTCAAGTTGAATGCCGGTGATCGCGGAACGGTTGTCTTCGACGCCATTCCGCAGAAGAAATACCCTTGCACCGTCAGCCGAATCCCGTGGATAAGCCGCAACGCCGCGTTGGAAGTGCCGGCGGATTATGACATCGAATGCCAACTGGAAAACGTCGACGGTCTGATCAAAGACGGTCTGACCTGTAATGTCAAAGTAAGCATTACCCAGTAG
- a CDS encoding TolC family protein — protein MMRAAGNPFSFRKVPIRYRGANNPHACLMVLGMVACALLWAIPATAGPEIKPASYGYFDFPTCVRYALVHSESFVKNRLEIQIKSIDVKDAHADILPTITVLSRYYFARATGDITSNPVNVSLYMTNWNPYLALIKMKASSILVDGAKLTHLDKINQNVGEMAKLFYRIHILERLIRANKQIEALERDKVDYGKSRAEQGAIDPLELQIWQNKLKGQRIKVSELRNEIDEKVTQLKALMGYHPDFHLPLDTRDAANQVLSGFNGRYVTFADVQGANLGLKILAKNEQFQSNNVTAAYLALLPKPGLVLENINNQVDRTSGFNFGLGLDYTLWDGFTRVRDIRRQKMKAQQIKSERELLSQKLYGNFKQLRGNLTLSGEKESYNREQAKLAELSEEKAFISYKGGSLSYEEYVEKRIGKVEASLSVVSGSQDRVFSLIELATVAGGLNRYNARIRH, from the coding sequence ATGATGAGGGCTGCGGGAAATCCTTTTTCTTTCAGGAAAGTACCCATCCGGTATCGGGGTGCAAACAACCCCCATGCCTGCTTGATGGTGCTGGGGATGGTGGCTTGTGCGCTGCTATGGGCAATCCCGGCCACGGCAGGCCCAGAGATAAAGCCCGCATCTTACGGCTATTTCGACTTCCCAACCTGCGTGAGATATGCTCTGGTCCATTCGGAGTCTTTCGTTAAGAATCGTCTCGAAATTCAAATCAAGTCAATTGATGTAAAGGACGCTCACGCCGATATACTTCCTACTATCACCGTGTTGAGCCGTTATTATTTTGCGCGGGCCACTGGCGACATCACCTCAAACCCGGTCAACGTGTCGCTGTACATGACAAACTGGAACCCGTATCTGGCCTTGATCAAAATGAAGGCCTCTTCAATACTTGTGGACGGCGCAAAACTTACGCACCTGGACAAGATCAATCAAAACGTAGGAGAGATGGCAAAACTCTTCTACCGCATTCACATATTGGAAAGACTTATCAGAGCAAACAAGCAGATCGAGGCGCTTGAAAGAGATAAAGTTGACTATGGTAAAAGCCGAGCTGAGCAGGGCGCTATCGATCCTTTGGAACTTCAGATTTGGCAAAACAAACTGAAAGGCCAGCGGATCAAAGTCTCGGAACTGCGCAATGAGATAGACGAAAAAGTCACTCAACTAAAGGCGCTCATGGGTTATCACCCGGACTTTCACCTCCCCCTCGACACGCGAGACGCGGCCAATCAGGTCCTGAGTGGCTTTAACGGCCGATACGTCACATTCGCTGATGTCCAGGGAGCAAATCTGGGCCTGAAAATCCTTGCGAAGAATGAGCAGTTTCAATCAAACAATGTGACCGCGGCCTATCTGGCGCTACTTCCCAAACCCGGTCTTGTCCTCGAAAATATTAACAACCAGGTGGACCGAACGTCGGGTTTTAACTTCGGCTTGGGATTGGACTACACATTGTGGGACGGATTTACCAGAGTGCGTGACATCAGGCGCCAAAAGATGAAAGCGCAGCAAATCAAGTCCGAACGGGAGTTGCTCTCTCAAAAGCTCTATGGAAACTTTAAGCAGCTGCGAGGAAACTTGACGCTCTCCGGAGAGAAAGAGTCCTATAACCGTGAACAAGCCAAGCTCGCCGAGTTGAGCGAAGAGAAGGCCTTTATCAGCTACAAAGGGGGCTCCCTCTCGTACGAAGAATACGTGGAGAAACGCATCGGGAAAGTTGAAGCGAGCCTGAGCGTTGTCAGCGGTTCCCAGGACCGGGTGTTCTCTCTCATAGAACTGGCCACTGTTGCAGGAGGTTTGAATAGGTACAATGCGAGAATTAGACACTGA
- a CDS encoding ATP-dependent RecD-like DNA helicase, translating into MTLSLNGDPEDRALILEGVLDRLVFASDTSDFIVARLTVRGRREPVTVVGSLPRPHPGETLVLEGRWEFDKKFGEQFRFQNASSRAPSTVAGIEKFLASNLIKGIGPEMARRITATFGQRTLEVIENEPKELFKVPGIGSVRAEKISDAFREQKNIREVMLFLQTHGISSTFAYKIFKKYGNSAVDVVSRNPYCLATDIRGIGFRTADKIAGSMGIDMRSPMRAHAGILHVLDTIQGEGHCFYPRAKLLEKARELLGIEVQTLGKTLEQLERSGEVVAEEDRVYPQMMARAENSVALRLRNLISSPHFLPPIRLEAAVDWVQRRSGLNLSDAQKQAVAAAMDHKVLILTGGPGTGKTTLLRCLIEILEAKKLRVLLGAPTGRAAKRLAEATGREAKTVHRLLEYSPSEGGFQRGISRPLEGEFIVIDEVSMVDISLMNYLLAAIHPQSTLVLVGDADQLPSVGPGNVLGDFIDSGNIPVFRLETVFRQARESLIVTNAHLVNQGKLPANEPEGEGGSDFYLIEKNDPDEALRLIKEMVSRRIPERFGFNPVEDVQILSPMHKGTLGTENLNRELRQLLNPEGKPVKGGRFSVGDRVMQTRNNYDKEVFNGDVGKIVSYDAEWDEVEVEFDGRPVKYHISETDELILAYAVTVHKSQGSEYRAVIIPLNTQHFVLLRRNLLYTAMTRGRELVILIGSPKALKMAVENRSVEPRHTYLAHKI; encoded by the coding sequence ATGACGCTCTCTCTGAATGGTGACCCTGAAGACCGCGCTCTGATCCTGGAAGGCGTACTGGATCGGCTCGTGTTTGCTTCGGACACAAGCGACTTTATTGTTGCGAGGCTAACGGTCCGCGGAAGAAGAGAGCCCGTGACCGTGGTCGGAAGCCTCCCACGGCCGCACCCCGGGGAGACTCTTGTCCTGGAGGGCCGCTGGGAATTTGATAAGAAATTCGGCGAACAGTTCCGGTTTCAGAACGCTAGCTCCAGAGCACCGTCCACTGTTGCCGGAATCGAGAAATTCCTGGCATCCAACCTGATAAAGGGGATCGGCCCCGAGATGGCGCGGCGAATAACCGCCACGTTTGGTCAGAGAACTCTGGAGGTTATTGAGAACGAACCGAAGGAACTCTTCAAAGTGCCTGGAATAGGTTCCGTGCGTGCTGAAAAGATTTCCGACGCTTTCCGGGAGCAAAAAAATATCAGAGAGGTCATGCTCTTCCTGCAAACTCACGGCATATCGTCAACCTTCGCATACAAGATCTTTAAGAAGTACGGAAATAGTGCGGTCGATGTTGTGTCCAGGAATCCGTACTGCCTGGCTACGGATATTCGAGGAATAGGCTTCAGGACCGCCGACAAGATTGCTGGAAGCATGGGGATCGACATGCGATCACCCATGCGCGCGCACGCGGGCATCCTGCACGTTCTCGACACGATTCAAGGGGAAGGGCATTGCTTCTACCCGAGGGCCAAGCTTCTGGAGAAAGCCCGTGAGCTTCTGGGCATTGAGGTTCAAACCCTAGGAAAGACCCTGGAACAACTGGAGAGGTCCGGAGAGGTAGTCGCTGAGGAAGACAGAGTCTATCCTCAGATGATGGCCAGGGCCGAGAATTCTGTGGCGCTGAGGTTGCGAAATCTTATCAGCTCACCCCACTTTCTTCCGCCGATCAGGTTGGAAGCTGCGGTGGACTGGGTGCAAAGGCGGAGCGGGCTCAATCTTTCCGACGCGCAGAAGCAGGCCGTGGCCGCGGCAATGGATCACAAAGTATTGATTCTGACCGGAGGACCTGGAACCGGTAAGACCACCCTGTTGCGGTGTCTTATAGAGATTCTCGAAGCCAAGAAGCTGCGAGTGCTTCTCGGTGCCCCCACTGGGCGGGCTGCCAAAAGGCTCGCTGAGGCCACGGGGAGAGAAGCGAAGACTGTGCATCGGCTCCTGGAATATTCTCCCTCAGAAGGAGGTTTTCAGCGGGGAATCTCACGGCCGTTGGAAGGAGAATTCATTGTGATAGACGAAGTCTCCATGGTGGATATCTCTCTGATGAACTATCTGCTCGCCGCAATTCACCCCCAGAGCACGCTTGTTCTCGTGGGGGACGCGGACCAACTTCCATCGGTAGGTCCCGGCAATGTGTTGGGAGACTTCATAGATTCCGGGAACATTCCTGTGTTCAGGCTTGAAACCGTGTTCAGGCAAGCTCGAGAAAGCCTGATCGTTACCAATGCCCACTTGGTGAATCAGGGCAAGTTGCCTGCAAACGAACCCGAAGGGGAGGGTGGCTCGGACTTTTACCTGATTGAAAAAAACGATCCTGACGAAGCTCTGCGGCTAATCAAAGAAATGGTTTCCCGCAGGATCCCCGAGCGATTCGGCTTCAACCCGGTTGAGGACGTTCAGATACTCAGTCCAATGCACAAGGGAACGCTTGGAACCGAAAATCTCAACAGAGAGCTTAGGCAGCTGCTCAATCCCGAAGGTAAGCCGGTAAAAGGGGGGCGATTCAGCGTGGGCGATCGCGTGATGCAAACTCGCAACAACTACGACAAAGAGGTTTTCAACGGCGACGTTGGGAAAATCGTGTCCTACGATGCTGAATGGGACGAGGTGGAGGTAGAATTCGACGGAAGGCCGGTCAAGTATCACATTTCAGAAACTGATGAACTGATTCTTGCTTACGCGGTGACAGTTCACAAATCTCAGGGGAGTGAATATCGCGCCGTGATAATCCCTCTGAATACTCAGCATTTTGTGCTCTTGCGCAGGAATCTCCTATATACGGCCATGACGCGTGGTAGAGAACTCGTCATTCTGATCGGCAGTCCCAAGGCCCTGAAAATGGCCGTGGAAAACCGCAGCGTCGAACCCAGACATACCTATTTGGCTCACAAGATCTAG